A stretch of Rhododendron vialii isolate Sample 1 chromosome 4a, ASM3025357v1 DNA encodes these proteins:
- the LOC131321916 gene encoding phytochrome B → MGSGSKTTHTHHPVAQAQSSGTSNVRDSVSKAIAQYTVDARLHAVFEQSGESGKYFDYSESVKTTTESVPEKQITAYLSKIQRGGHVQPFGCMIAVDEATFRIIGYSENAQEMLSLTAQSVPSLEKQEILTVGTDVRTLFTPSSGVLLERAFGAREITLLNPVWVQSKSSGKPFYAILHRIDVGIVIDLEPARTEDPALSIAGAVQSQKLAVRAISHLQSLPGGDIKLLCDTVVQSVRELTGYDRVMVYKFHEDEHGEVVAESKRPDLDPYIGLHYPATDIPQASRFLFRQNRVRMIVDCNATSVRVVQNEALMQPLCLVGSTLRAPHGCHAQYMANMGSTASLAMAVIINGSDDDGAGGRNSMRLWGLVVCHHTSARCIPFPLRYACEFLMQAFGLQLNMELQLASQLLEKRVLRTQTLLCDMLLRDSPSGIVTQSPSIMDLVKCDGAALFYQGKYYPLGVTPTEAQIKDIVEWLLAFHGDSTGLSTDSLADAGYPGAASLGDAVCGMAAAYITSKDFLFWFRSHTAKEIKWGGAKHHPEDKDDGQRMHPRSSFKAFLEVVKSRSFPWENAEMDAIHSLQLILRDSFKDAEGSNSKAIVNAPLGDLELQGMNELTSVAREMVRLIETATAPIFAVDAYGRINGWNAKVAELTGLSVEEAMGKSLVRDLVFKESEETIDKLLFNALRGEEDKNVEIKLKTFTSEPQKKAVFLVVNACSSKDYTNNVIGVCFVGQDVTGQKVVMDKFIHIQGDYKAIVHSPNPLIPPIFASDENTCCCEWNTAMEKLTAWGRGEIIGKMLVGEIFGSCCQLKGPDAMTKMMIVLHNAIAGQETDKFPFSFFDRNGKYVQALLTANKRVNMAGQIIGAFCFLQIPSPELQQALKVQRQQERKCFTRMKELVYICQEIKNPLSGIRFTNSLLEATELTEDQKQFLETSAACEKQMLKIIRDVDLESIDDGSLELEKGEFFVGGVIDAVVSQVMMLLRERGVQLIRDIPEEIKTLAVYGDQVRVQQVLADFLLNMVRYAPSPDGWVEVQVQPRLKQISGETTMVHIEFRIVSPGDGLPPELVQDMFHSSRWVTQEGLGLSMCRKILKLMNGEVQYIRESERCYFLIILELPMPRRGSESVQ, encoded by the exons CACGCCGTATTCGAACAATCCGGCGAATCGGGTAAGTATTTTGATTACTCAGAGTCAGTTAAAACAACTACAGAGTCAGTCCCAGAGAAGCAGATCACTGCTTACTTGTCTAAAATCCAGAGAGGCGGTCATGTTCAGCCCTTTGGCTGTATGATTGCTGTTGATGAGGCCACTTTTAGAATCATAGGGTATAGCGAAAATGCCCAAGAAATGCTTTCTCTCACGGCACAATCAGTTCCTAGTCTTGAGAAGCAAGAGATCCTCACAGTTGGGACTGATGTGAGAACCCTTTTCACCCCATCAAGTGGGGTTTTGCTTGAAAGGGCATTTGGAGCTCGAGAAATCACGCTGTTAAACCCCGTGTGGGTTCAGTCCAAGAGCTCAGGGAAACCGTTTTACGCGATTCTGCATAGGATTGATGTGGGTATCGTAATTGATTTGGAACCGGCAAGGACAGAGGACCCTGCCTTGTCCATTGCTGGGGCTGTGCAGTCTCAGAAGCTTGCTGTGCGAGCCATTTCACATTTGCAGTCGCTTCCAGGTGGGGATATTAAACTTTTGTGTGATACAGTGGTTCAGAGTGTGAGGGAGCTTACTGGATATGATAGGGTTATGGTGTACAAGTTTCATGAGGATGAACATGGCGAGGTGGTGGCTGAGAGCAAGAGGCCGGATTTGGATCCTTATATTGGTCTACACTATCCTGCAACTGACATTCCACAAGCTTCAAGATTTTTATTTAGGCAAAATCGGGTTAGGATGATTGTAGACTGCAATGCCACGTCAGTTCGAGTAGTTCAGAATGAAGCACTAATGCAACCTTTGTGCTTAGTCGGTTCAACACTTAGGGCTCCTCATGGTTGCCACGCCCAGTacatggcaaacatggggtccACTGCTTCTTTAGCCATGGCAGTTATTATCAATGGAAGTGATGATGATGGTGCTGGGGGTCGGAACTCAATGAGGCTTTGGGGTCTTGTGGTTTGCCATCACACTTCTGCTCGTTGTATACCGTTCCCCCTCCGTTATGCCTGTGAATTCCTAATGCAAGCCTTTGGACTCCAACTGAACATGGAATTGCAACTGGCTTCACAGTTGTTAGAGAAACGCGTTTTAAGGACCCAAACCCTATTGTGTGACATGCTCCTTCGTGACTCGCCCAGTGGGATTGTTACTCAAAGTCCTAGTATAATGGACCTTGTAAAGTGTGATGGAGCTGCACTTTTTTACCAAGGGAAGTACTATCCCTTAGGTGTGACCCCTACTGAAGCCCAGATAAAGGATATCGTGGAGTGGTTGTTGGCCTTCCATGGGGACTCTACTGGTTTGAGCACTGACAGTTTGGCTGATGCAGGATACCCTGGTGCAGCGTCACTTGGCGATGCAGTGTGTGGAATGGCGGCTGCTTATATCACTTCAAAAGATTTCTTGTTCTGGTTCCGGTCCCACACGGCAAAAGAGATCAAGTGGGGCGGTGCAAAACATCACCCAGAGGACAAAGACGATGGGCAAAGGATGCATCCACGTTCTTCTTTCAAGGCGTTCTTGGAAGTGGTTAAGAGCCGCAGTTTCCCATGGGAGAATGCTGAAATGGATGCAATTCATTCTTTGCAGCTTATTTTGCGAGATTCATTTAAGGATGCCGAGGGAAGCAATTCTAAGGCTATTGTAAATGCCCCACTCGGGGATTTAGAGTTGCAAGGAATGAATGAGCTCACCTCTGTCGCGCGTGAAATGGTTAGGTTGATTGAGACTGCAACAGCTCCCATATTTGCTGTTGACGCGTATGGCCGCATAAATGGTTGGAATGCTAAGGTTGCAGAGTTGACAGGATTATCTGTTGAGGAAGCCATGGGAAAATCTCTGGTTCGTGATCTTGTTTTCAAGGAATCAGAAGAAACCATTGACAAGCTTCTGTTTAATGCTTTGAGAG GTGAAGAAGATAAGAATGTAGAAATTAAATTGAAGACATTTACCTCAGAACCACAAAAGAAGGCTGTTTTCCTGGTGGTCAATGCTTGCTCGAGCAAGGATTACACGAATAATGTAATTGGTGTGTGCTTCGTCGGTCAGGATGTTACTGGTCAAAAAGTGGTAATGGACAAATTTATCCACATACAAGGTGATTACAAGGCTATTGTACATAGTCCCAACCCTCTGATCCCACCAATATTTGCGTCAGATGAGAACACCTGTTGCTGTGAGTGGAACACCGCTATGGAAAAGCTCACTGCGTGGGGCAGAGGGGAAATCATAGGCAAAATGTTGGTTGGTGAGATTTTTGGCAGTTGTTGTCAGCTCAAGGGCCCAGATGCTATGACAAAAATGATGATTGTATTGCACAATGCAATCGCAGGACAAGAAACAGACAAGttcccattttccttctttgacCGAAATGGGAAATATGTGCAAGCTCTCTTGACAGCAAATAAGAGGGTTAATATGGCTGGCCAGATAATTGGAGCCTTCTGTTTCCTTCAGATTCCAAGTCCCGAATTACAGCAAGCTCTAAAAGTCCAGAGACAACAGGAGAGGAAATGCTTCACAAGGATGAAAGAGTTGGTTTACATTTGTCAGGAGATAAAGAATCCGTTAAGTGGTATACGCTTTACTAACTCGCTGTTGGAGGCGACAGAGTTGACTGAAGATCAGAAGCAGTTTCTTGAGACGAGTGCTGCTTGTGAGAAGCAGATGTTAAAGATTATAAGGGATGTTGATTTGGAGAGCATTGACGATGG TTCATTGGAGCTTGAGAAGGGTGAATTCTTTGTTGGAGGCGTTATAGATGCCGTCGTTAGCCAAGTAATGATGTTGCTTAGGGAAAGAGGTGTACAATTGATACGGGATATTCCAGAAGAAATCAAAACATTGGCTGTTTATGGTGATCAGGTGAGAGTTCaacaggtgttggctgatttctTGTTGAATATGGTGCGGTATGCACCTTCTCCAGATGGTTGGGTCGAGGTTCAAGTTCAACCAAGATTGAAGCAAATTTCTGGTGAAACAACTATGGTTCATATTGAATTCAG GATTGTATCCCCAGGTGATGGCCTACCTCCAGAACTCGTGCAAGACATGTTTCACAGCAGCCGATGGGTGACTCAGGAAGGCCTAGGTCTAAGCATGTGCAGGAAGATTCTAAAGCTTATGAACGGAGAAGTCCAATATATTAGAGAGTCAGAGAGATGCTATTTCCTAATTATCCTCGAACTTCCCATGCCAAGGAGAGGCTCCGAGAGTGTTCAGTAG